A region of Larimichthys crocea isolate SSNF chromosome X, L_crocea_2.0, whole genome shotgun sequence DNA encodes the following proteins:
- the slc34a2a gene encoding sodium-dependent phosphate transport protein 2B, protein MDSLRLPQSMAAQNKRTEDPEERHGNESKEVKASLAHSTVTLIQDEPEEVDPWDMPELKDTGVPWSALDTRGKVLRVLVSVGKLILLLGFLYIFICSLDVLSSAFQLVGGKAAGDIFQDNSVLSNPLAGLVIGVLVTLLVQSSSTSSSIVVSMVSSGLLTVRLAVPIIMGTNIGTSVTNTLVAVTQAGDRSVFRRAFAGATVHDFFNWLSVLVLLPLEVATGYLYVVTKLIIDSFKIQSGEAPDLLNVITDVVTESIIQLDESVISGIATGDPEARDKSLIKRWCQTFTNTTLMNVTVPGPENCTSPSLCWVDGNYTFTLKNISETYNVQKCKHLFVNGNLPDLAVGLILLAFSLLVLCSCLILIVKLLNSMLKGQVATVIKKILNTDFPFPFGWVTGYIAILVGAGMTFIVQSSSVFTSAITPLVGIGVISIERAYPLSLGSNIGTTTTAILAAMASPGDTLANALQIALVHFLFNISGILLWYPIPFTRVPIWLAKRLGNITASYRWFAIVYIVCCFFVLPLFVFSLSLAGWKVLVGVGVPLLSMLLIIIVINMLQKWKPGCLPAVLRSWDFLPLWAHSLAPWDKVVGVITAKCCCCCKCCQVAADDEQHREVEPVEKNQKAPTEAYDNPAMSAEKEVENEMKIELKILKMSRL, encoded by the exons ATGGACTCACTGCGTCTGCCACAG TCAATGGCTGCTCAAAACAAACGCACAGAAGACCCCGAGGAGAGACATGGAAATGAAAGCAAAG aggTCAAAGCGAGCCTGGCTCACTCCACTGTGACTCTGATCCAGGACGAGCCGGAGGAGGTCGACCCCTGGGACATGCCCGAGCTGAAGGACACGGGCGTCCCATGGTCAG CTCTGGACACCAGAGGGAAGGTGTTGAGGGTGTTGGTGTCGGTGGGGAAGCTCATCCTGCTGCTGGGTTTCCTCTACATCTTCATCTGCTCGCTCGACGTCCTCAGCTCAGCTTTCCAGCTCGTTGGAG GTAAAGCAGCAGGTGACATCTTCCAGGACAACTCGGTTTTGTCCAACCCTCTGGCTGGTCTGGTCATCGGCGTTCTGGTCACCCTGCTGGTTCAGAGCTCGTCCACTTCTTCCTCCATCGTTGTCAGCATGGTCTCCTCTGGAC TGCTGACGGTCCGGCTGGCTGTTCCCATCATCATGGGAACCAACATCGGCACCTCCGTCACCAACACACTGGTGGCCGTGACGCAGGCTGGTGATCGCAGCGTCTTCCGCAG GGCCTTTGCAGGGGCCACAGTGCACGACTTCTTCAACTGGCTCTCTGTCCTGGTGCTGCTGCCTCTGGAGGTCGCCACCGGTTATTTGTACGTGGTCACCAAGCTCATCATCGACTCCTTCAAAATTCAGAGCGGAGAGGCGCCCGACCTGTTAAATGTGATCACTGACGTCGTCACTGAGTCAATTATACAG CTGGACGAGTCGGTCATCAGTGGGATTGCCACCGGAGACCCAGAAGCCAGGGATAAGAGTCTTATCAAGAGATGGTGCCAAACCTTCACCAACACG ACCTTAATGAACGTCACAGTTCCCGGTCCAGAGAACTGCACATCTCCGTCTCTCTGTTGGGTCGATGGCAACTACACCTTCACACTGAAGAACATTTCTGAAACATACAATGTCCAAAAAT GTAAACACCTCTTTGTGAATGGGAATCTGCCTGACCTGGCAGTAGGTCTGATCCTGCTGGCTTTTTCTCTGCTCGTGTTGTGCTCCTGCCTCATCCTCATCGTCAAGCTGCTCAACTCCATGCTGAAGGGGCAGGTGGCCACAGTCATCAAGAAGATCCTTAACACCG atttCCCGTTCCCCTTCGGTTGGGTCACAGGTTACATCGCTATTTTAGTCGGAGCTGGAATGACCTTCATTGTGCAGAGCAGCTCGGTTTTCACATCTGCTATTACTCCACTTGTTG GTAttggtgtcatcagcatagaaAGGGCGTACCCATTGTCTCTGGGTTCAAACATTGGCACGACCACCACGGCCATCCTGGCAGCGATGGCTAGTCCTGGAGACACTCTGGCAAACGCTCTGCAG ATTGCCCTCGTGCACTTCCTGTTCAACATCTCCGGCATCCTTCTGTGGTACCCGATCCCCTTCACCCGCGTCCCGATCTGGTTGGCTAAACGCCTGGGAAACATCACTGCCTCCTACCGCTGGTTTGCCATCGTCTACATCGTCTGCTGCTTCTTCGTTTTACCGCTCTTCGTCTTCAGCCTGTCGCTGGCTGGCTGGAAGGTGTTGGTAGGCGTGGGCGTCCCTTTGCTCAGCATGCTCCTCATCATCATAGTGATCAACATGCTGCAGAAATGGAAACCCGGGTGTTTGCCTGCAGTGCTGCGATCCTGGGATTTCCTGCCTCTCTGGGCTCACTCCCTGGCTCCCTGGGACAAAGTGGTTGGTGTGATTACGGCCaaatgctgttgctgctgtaaaTGCTGTCAGGTTGCAGCTGATGACGAGCAACACAGAGAGGTAGAACCTGTGGAAAAGAACCAGAAAGCACCAACAGAAGCGTACGATAACCCTGCAATGAGTGCAGAGAAGGAGGTGGAAAACGAGATGAAGATAGAGCTGAAGATTCTGAAAATGAGCCGGCTTTGA